One Pyxicephalus adspersus chromosome 3, UCB_Pads_2.0, whole genome shotgun sequence genomic window carries:
- the ANKRD53 gene encoding ankyrin repeat domain-containing protein 53 has translation MSQRNRRMTPMPPGPKKCALAKMDVTSDQLTAASIGNVDWLRLCMRVADSRLDQDSNGFTALHMAALHGGLQCLKFLIEEYKVDVNLPSHSGWRALHLVPNQNNRKRAKECLTFLLQCGADVNIQSESKVTPLHQAAREGLEDCLAILVENGANVHAKDVHGYQPIDLCKIWCHRACARYLHNAMWKKDKQECAHELKKMEKLKQNILEMDKEARLQMMETHTIPHQTCSCEGAETKKSAEKAMGRKCESSSNSKPGQTSYKLLPGKEQHQKKLSVSQGLDKDSKKKRTNTTPMYGTAEEAKRPEHNEEHTSLKYECQRSQWNKSYNPAMPPVTDIYRIPTLRLGTDPEDVSIPDFSNIITLDKDEHGQPQIKTIQGQMLPFKPNLPYETIQRCLFPKDGPKERICKPYPFKANHVFDVPKKQQPMEGRKPVSEISFHLRNNLDSRLRTTNKPIYCWP, from the exons ATGTCTCAAAG GAACAGAAGAATGACCCCCATGCCACCTGGCCCTAAGAAGTGCGCTTTGGCCAAGATGGATGTTACCAGTGACCAGCTCACAGCGGCCTCTATTGGAAATGTAGACTGGCTGAGGCTGTGTATGAGGGTAGCGGACTCTCGCCTCGATCAAGACAGTAAT GGATTCACAGCTTTACACATGGCAGCTCTGCACGGTGGGCTCCAGTGTCTGAAGTTTCTGATTGAGGAATATAAGGTGGACGTGAACCTGCCCAGCCATTCTGGATGGAGAGCTCTACACCTCGTCCCAAATCAGAACAACAGGAAAAGGGCAAAAgaatgtttgacatttttactGCAGTGCGGGGCTGATGTCAACAT ACAAAGCGAGAGCAAAGTGACCCCTCTGCACCAGGCGGCTAGAGAAGGCTTGGAGGACTGTTTGGCCATTTTGGTTGAAAATGGAGCAAATGTACATGCCAAGGACGTACACGGCTACCAACCCATCGACTTGTGTAAGATCTGGTGCCACCGTGCTTGTGCCAG ATACCTCCACAATGCCATGTGGAAAAAAGACAAGCAGGAATGTGCACACGAGctgaaaaagatggaaaaattgaaacaaaacatCCTGGAAATGGACAAGGAAGCTCGGTTACAGATGATG GAAACTCACACAATCCCCCACCAGACTTGCTCTTGTGAAGGAGCAGAGACCAAGAAATCAGCAGAAAAAGCAATGGGTAGAAAATGTGAATCTTCATCAAACTCCAAACCAGGCCAAACGTCTTATAAATTGTTACCAGGTAAGGAGCAGCATCAGAAAAAGCTTTCAGTCTCCCAGGGTTTAGACAAGGACAGTAAGAAGAAAAGGACAAACACCACCCCTATGTATGGGACAGCAGAAGAAGCCAAGAGACCTGAACACAACGAAGAACATACAAGTCTGAAGTATGAGTGCCAACGCAGTCAATGGAATAAAAGTTATAATCCGGCAATGCCACCAGTCACAGATATTTACCGAATTCCCACACTGCGTCTGGGCACTGACCCTGAAGATGTCAGCATACCAGACTTCAGTAACATAATCACACTTGATAAAGATGAGCATGGTCAGCCACAAATCAAGACCATTCAAGGACAAATGTTACCCTTCAAGCCCAATCTGCCATACGAGACTATTCAGAGGTGCCTGTTCCCTAAGGATGGTCCAAAGGAAAGGATCTGCAAGCCATACCCGTTTAAGGCCAACCATGTTTTTGATGTGCCCAAAAAGCAACAACCTATGGAGGGGAGGAAACCAGTTTCAGAAATTTCATTCCACTTGAGAAACAACCTAGATTCTAGGCTCAGAACAACCAATAAACCAATCTATTGTTGGCCATGA